In one Methanothrix sp. genomic region, the following are encoded:
- a CDS encoding LSM domain-containing protein, with protein sequence MYPNKKVQSLIGTKIQVEMKGSQRHVLEGILNSVDEYLNLHLLETVEIVNGERTRSLGSVILRGNNIILISPVE encoded by the coding sequence GTGTACCCGAATAAGAAGGTCCAGTCCCTTATAGGCACCAAGATACAGGTTGAGATGAAGGGCTCTCAGAGGCATGTCCTCGAGGGCATACTCAACAGCGTGGATGAGTATCTCAACCTGCACCTCCTGGAGACCGTTGAGATCGTCAATGGAGAGAGGACAAGGTCTCTGGGGTCTGTGATTCTGAGAGGCAACAACATAATACTGATAAGCCCGGTTGAGTAG
- a CDS encoding flavodoxin domain-containing protein, whose amino-acid sequence MAKIAIIYASGLGRTKKMAETIAEGAKTIEGVEVVLKDAYDAKIPEDIEGASAILLGGSTYNGKLNRAMDPVLEKLASVDLKGKVGLAFGSYGWHDVGVPTLIEKMKSFGMNVIEPGLSVVQVPDAKALERCFHLGRTVAKGVTN is encoded by the coding sequence TTGGCGAAAATTGCGATAATCTACGCAAGCGGCCTTGGCAGGACCAAAAAGATGGCAGAGACGATAGCCGAGGGTGCGAAGACGATTGAAGGTGTCGAAGTGGTCTTGAAGGACGCATACGATGCAAAAATACCGGAGGATATAGAGGGGGCGTCGGCAATACTTCTAGGAGGGTCTACATATAACGGCAAACTGAACAGAGCTATGGACCCAGTTCTAGAAAAGCTGGCGTCGGTAGACCTGAAGGGTAAGGTAGGGCTGGCCTTTGGATCTTACGGCTGGCACGATGTTGGGGTTCCGACGCTCATCGAAAAAATGAAGTCTTTCGGCATGAACGTGATTGAGCCGGGCCTCAGCGTTGTCCAGGTGCCAGATGCAAAAGCTCTGGAAAGGTGTTTCCACCTGGGTCGAACCGTAGCAAAGGGGGTCACAAACTAA
- a CDS encoding DUF116 domain-containing protein, whose amino-acid sequence MNYVDQVYLLVGKAVVLALIISLLLSLIIALLVGISFRTGRYFLARPMLIGISLLESFVKAIFWLARADDKIVDDVGISLMNYINRGKFYATPVGERFVFMPQCLRSVDCPAKLTPEGITCVGCGRCGIAEAKRLAESRGYRFFVVPGSSFIKRIIQRYHPKGIVGVGCEMEIKEGLIMCHSHGIPAIGVPLTTAGCVATTLNWDRLYDVLLQRTGREPERHHA is encoded by the coding sequence ATGAATTACGTCGATCAGGTTTACCTGCTTGTTGGGAAGGCAGTTGTGCTCGCTCTTATAATCTCACTTCTCCTCTCGCTCATCATCGCGCTGCTCGTCGGCATCTCCTTCAGGACCGGGCGTTATTTCCTGGCCAGGCCGATGCTCATAGGCATAAGCCTCCTTGAGAGCTTCGTCAAGGCGATATTCTGGCTGGCCCGTGCGGACGACAAGATCGTGGATGATGTCGGGATATCGCTGATGAACTACATCAACAGGGGCAAGTTCTATGCCACTCCTGTTGGGGAGAGGTTCGTCTTCATGCCCCAGTGCCTTCGATCTGTTGATTGCCCTGCAAAGCTCACGCCTGAGGGGATAACATGCGTGGGATGCGGCAGGTGCGGGATAGCTGAGGCGAAGAGGCTCGCTGAGTCAAGAGGGTACAGGTTTTTTGTTGTTCCGGGATCGAGTTTTATAAAGCGCATCATCCAGAGGTACCATCCGAAGGGCATAGTCGGCGTGGGATGCGAGATGGAGATAAAGGAGGGGCTCATCATGTGCCACAGCCATGGAATACCGGCCATAGGTGTCCCGCTGACCACAGCAGGCTGTGTCGCGACGACACTCAACTGGGATAGGCTGTACGATGTGCTCCTCCAGAGAACCGGCAGGGAGCCTGAGAGACATCATGCATGA
- a CDS encoding flavodoxin family protein encodes MKVIAINGSPKMDAGNTARILNPFLDGMREEGADVELFHTRKLKIGPCNGDMSCWFRNPGRCGQNDDMQMLYPKFEEADVIVWATPVYFSGVTGPLKNLMDRQLPLHVPGTVPKKKQKVVLVSSCGAWEIGAFDPILVQMRAIYSMPDAAEFVAALLRPGAEAMRYMPEGAIEDVVRAARDAGRELVRTGRISESLLKTVSRPLMSEEEYMSMGEKALEEVRKSA; translated from the coding sequence ATGAAAGTAATCGCCATAAACGGAAGCCCCAAGATGGATGCGGGGAACACTGCTCGCATACTGAATCCGTTCCTGGATGGCATGCGGGAAGAGGGAGCTGATGTGGAGCTCTTCCACACCAGGAAGCTCAAGATCGGGCCGTGCAACGGAGATATGAGCTGCTGGTTCAGGAACCCTGGAAGGTGCGGCCAGAATGACGATATGCAGATGCTCTATCCGAAGTTCGAGGAGGCCGATGTGATAGTCTGGGCCACGCCTGTGTACTTCTCCGGAGTTACCGGCCCGCTCAAGAACCTGATGGACAGGCAGCTACCGCTTCATGTTCCAGGCACGGTGCCGAAGAAGAAGCAGAAGGTAGTGCTGGTCTCATCCTGTGGCGCGTGGGAGATCGGGGCATTCGATCCCATACTCGTACAGATGAGGGCGATATATTCAATGCCTGATGCAGCGGAGTTCGTCGCCGCGCTCCTGCGCCCGGGTGCAGAGGCGATGAGGTACATGCCCGAGGGGGCAATTGAAGATGTGGTCAGGGCCGCAAGGGATGCTGGCAGAGAGCTCGTTAGGACAGGGCGAATATCAGAGAGCCTCCTCAAAACTGTGAGCAGACCGCTGATGAGCGAGGAGGAGTACATGAGTATGGGAGAGAAGGCTCTGGAGGAGGTCAGAAAAAGTGCATGA
- a CDS encoding VUT family protein, with protein MSHDVRSGRDPVDEKLRLSHDPAWRPSGPRIRIDKTQAAIVLCGLYIFFSLAGNIAATKVTYFGRLVMDAGFIYSMTFTWRDLIHKQLGKRAAITTIWLSAFINLLAALYFQIVVLMPAEPEWAANGGQAAWQFLFGIFETSGGPWWQSIFSLQLRIVLGSVITMVIAELIDTQIYHLWVTGWGRNRPQWARVAVSNAISIPVDSTLFPLIAFTGIIGFDAMIQMFQTNIVVKAIVTLLSFWTIYLVPERPIFEQHEAEQN; from the coding sequence GTGAGCCATGATGTTCGATCTGGCAGAGATCCAGTCGATGAAAAACTCCGTTTATCGCATGACCCTGCATGGAGACCATCTGGCCCCAGGATCCGCATCGATAAAACACAGGCTGCGATTGTACTCTGCGGGCTTTACATATTCTTCTCGCTGGCCGGCAACATAGCCGCGACAAAGGTCACCTACTTCGGGAGGCTCGTCATGGATGCCGGCTTCATATACTCCATGACCTTCACATGGAGGGACCTGATACACAAGCAGCTCGGTAAGAGAGCTGCCATCACCACGATCTGGCTGAGCGCGTTTATCAACCTTCTGGCAGCCCTGTACTTTCAGATAGTGGTTCTGATGCCAGCGGAGCCTGAATGGGCCGCGAATGGAGGGCAGGCTGCGTGGCAGTTCCTCTTCGGGATATTCGAGACATCCGGAGGCCCCTGGTGGCAGTCCATATTCTCCCTCCAGCTCAGGATAGTTCTCGGCTCAGTGATCACCATGGTCATAGCAGAGCTCATCGACACCCAGATATATCACCTCTGGGTCACCGGCTGGGGCAGGAACAGGCCACAGTGGGCCAGGGTCGCGGTGTCCAACGCGATATCAATACCTGTGGACAGCACCTTGTTCCCGCTTATAGCATTCACAGGAATAATCGGATTCGATGCGATGATCCAGATGTTCCAGACGAACATCGTTGTGAAGGCGATCGTCACCCTTCTATCGTTCTGGACGATATACCTGGTGCCGGAGAGGCCGATATTCGAGCAGCATGAGGCAGAACAGAATTGA
- a CDS encoding cobalt-precorrin-7 (C(5))-methyltransferase: MKIVGVGAGPGMITLEAIEAIRSAKLIYGSERAIALAGEHIPPGCDVRVIRDYRSLRSLPDDAVVLSTGDPMLSGLGYLGGHVIPGISSMQVACARLGLSLLRVVPITFHGRRMDPEAVAFELRHGRCVFLLADDSTDLDALCRYLEDTGLHRDVVVLRDLGYPEERITAGTTRDPPEARGLFSVVIGELGR; this comes from the coding sequence ATGAAGATCGTGGGCGTTGGAGCGGGTCCTGGTATGATCACGCTGGAGGCGATCGAGGCGATAAGATCAGCGAAGCTCATATACGGATCGGAGCGGGCGATAGCCCTGGCGGGAGAACATATACCGCCCGGGTGCGATGTCAGGGTCATCAGGGATTACAGATCGCTGCGGAGCCTGCCGGACGATGCTGTTGTCCTCTCAACCGGAGATCCAATGCTCAGCGGCCTCGGATATCTCGGGGGGCATGTGATCCCTGGAATATCAAGCATGCAGGTTGCATGCGCGCGCCTCGGCCTGAGCCTTTTAAGGGTCGTGCCGATAACATTTCACGGCCGCAGGATGGATCCAGAGGCTGTCGCGTTCGAGCTTAGGCACGGGAGATGCGTGTTTTTGCTAGCTGACGACTCCACGGATCTGGATGCGCTCTGCAGGTACCTGGAGGATACGGGACTCCACAGGGATGTGGTTGTTCTCAGAGATCTCGGGTATCCGGAGGAGAGGATAACAGCGGGCACGACCAGAGACCCGCCGGAGGCGAGAGGCCTCTTCAGCGTGGTTATAGGCGAGCTGGGAAGATAA
- a CDS encoding DUF2240 family protein, with the protein MFHLDQEKRYLVALPFKKRGKSSLKISDFIFVLSLDMKWGPPENVRALLMEAEREGLVRIDGDVVHSNRDIDVPVGFKPAPAEGIFDRAVRMISSKTGMSRKEIIAMINERQDSLQRLVELDAVALLVARELEIDVSDLAREAYQNLISSRDAA; encoded by the coding sequence GTGTTTCATTTGGATCAGGAAAAGAGGTACCTTGTGGCCCTGCCGTTCAAGAAGCGCGGGAAGAGCAGCCTGAAGATAAGCGACTTCATATTCGTGCTCTCGCTGGACATGAAGTGGGGGCCTCCAGAAAATGTCCGGGCTCTTCTGATGGAAGCTGAGAGGGAAGGCCTGGTTCGCATCGATGGAGATGTGGTGCATTCCAACAGGGATATCGATGTACCTGTTGGGTTCAAACCCGCCCCTGCAGAGGGCATCTTCGATCGGGCGGTCAGAATGATATCTTCGAAGACAGGCATGAGCCGGAAGGAGATCATCGCGATGATAAACGAGCGGCAGGACTCGCTCCAGAGGCTTGTCGAGCTGGATGCGGTTGCACTTCTGGTGGCGAGAGAGCTCGAGATCGATGTATCTGATCTGGCCCGGGAGGCGTATCAGAACCTGATCTCCTCCAGGGATGCTGCCTAG
- a CDS encoding SDR family oxidoreductase, translating into MKSQTVNAGRIPLNDKRIVVTGGAGFIGSNIARALCEENDVTVIDNMSTGRRANLCGLEERIRLVECDINDIKMLKEEFESVDYVLHQAALPSVQRSIMDPMTTNRSNVDGTLAVLVAARDCGVNRVVFASSSAVYGDSPELPKRESSVPRPMSPYAVTKLVGEHYCRVFHEIYGLECVSLRYFNVFGPGQDPASEYAAVIPKFIDAVLSGSQPVVYGDGEQTRDFVYVKDVVRANILACISPRASGLAINIGTGYATSLNRLLDAIRKILKREIRPIYTEPRPGDVRNSVADITLAREVLGYVPEYRLEDGLREMLERLPE; encoded by the coding sequence ATGAAGTCACAGACAGTCAATGCAGGAAGGATACCGTTGAATGACAAGAGAATAGTTGTAACAGGCGGCGCCGGATTCATAGGATCCAACATCGCCCGGGCACTCTGTGAGGAGAATGATGTCACAGTCATCGATAACATGAGCACGGGCCGGCGTGCGAACCTGTGCGGGTTGGAGGAGCGCATAAGGCTTGTGGAATGCGATATCAATGATATCAAGATGCTGAAAGAAGAGTTTGAGTCCGTGGACTACGTGCTCCATCAGGCCGCTCTTCCATCGGTACAGCGATCGATAATGGATCCCATGACGACGAACAGGAGCAACGTCGATGGCACGCTCGCCGTGCTTGTTGCTGCAAGGGATTGCGGCGTGAATAGGGTTGTGTTTGCATCATCATCAGCTGTTTACGGAGACTCTCCGGAGCTCCCCAAGCGGGAAAGCTCGGTTCCGAGGCCGATGAGCCCGTATGCGGTGACGAAGCTGGTGGGCGAGCATTACTGCAGGGTGTTCCATGAGATATACGGTCTTGAGTGCGTCTCTCTCAGGTACTTCAATGTCTTCGGCCCAGGCCAGGATCCGGCATCAGAGTACGCAGCTGTCATCCCTAAGTTCATCGATGCTGTGCTATCAGGCAGCCAGCCTGTTGTCTACGGCGACGGAGAGCAGACGAGGGATTTTGTATATGTTAAAGATGTCGTGCGGGCGAACATTCTAGCGTGCATATCTCCAAGAGCGTCCGGTCTCGCAATCAACATCGGCACGGGATATGCCACAAGCCTGAACCGCCTGCTCGATGCCATACGCAAAATCCTGAAGAGGGAGATCAGACCCATCTACACGGAGCCACGCCCCGGCGATGTGCGGAATTCCGTGGCCGACATCACCCTCGCCAGAGAGGTGCTGGGATATGTGCCAGAATACAGGCTAGAGGATGGTCTGAGGGAGATGCTGGAACGCCTGCCTGAATGA
- a CDS encoding MarR family transcriptional regulator has protein sequence MIEEALEYIRSNPDGVLQSDLWKALGIDSRKCSRIVAKLLKDGLITREEELADGVRTYRLRAVERPACTDRFTPLMASDIFDPCAGCTDECVPERCPKLSEWLFALAFSKSTGQKPHAAASL, from the coding sequence ATGATAGAGGAAGCGCTGGAGTATATCAGATCCAATCCGGATGGAGTTCTCCAGAGCGATCTCTGGAAGGCCCTGGGAATCGACTCGCGAAAGTGCTCACGGATAGTCGCAAAGCTGCTCAAGGATGGGCTGATAACAAGGGAGGAGGAGCTCGCTGACGGTGTCAGGACGTACCGGCTCAGGGCGGTCGAGCGACCAGCGTGCACCGATCGATTCACCCCACTAATGGCATCTGATATTTTCGATCCGTGCGCAGGATGCACCGATGAGTGCGTGCCGGAGCGGTGCCCGAAGCTGAGCGAGTGGCTCTTCGCGCTGGCGTTCAGCAAGAGCACCGGACAGAAACCGCATGCTGCTGCGAGCCTGTGA
- the tgt gene encoding tRNA guanosine(34) transglycosylase Tgt — MSEHFSFEVLKRSRMTRARLGVIRTRRGHIETPQFIPVATVASVRALGSDDLRALGVQAIFANTYHLHLRTGEDLIRRLGGLHRFMSFDGPIFTDSGGFQAFSLGLGREHNISKIGSIFPHGRRSAERRENLTRITDEGVAFKSLIDGGWHFLDPRSAMRIQSRLGSDIVMAFDECTSPLSDYDYTREAMERTHRWAVQSLRHHDRRQAIYGIIQGGWFEDLRRESADFIRSLPFDGIAIGGSLGNCKADMHQVLDWVVPRLDERPRHLLGIGEIPDIFECVERGVDTFDCVHPTRIARRGNLYISPASGGCLENKFRISIKSSSFKDDKRPVDPRCGCPTCRMYSRAYLRHLYISNELSYFRAATVHNVYFMLRLMESIRRSIRDGRFSALKRRWMKSEP; from the coding sequence ATGTCAGAGCATTTCTCCTTCGAGGTCCTGAAGCGGTCAAGGATGACGCGTGCGAGGCTTGGGGTGATCAGGACGCGCCGGGGGCATATAGAGACGCCCCAGTTCATTCCTGTGGCAACAGTGGCATCTGTCAGGGCTCTCGGATCAGATGATCTCAGGGCTCTTGGTGTGCAGGCGATATTCGCAAACACATATCATCTGCACCTGAGAACCGGAGAGGACCTCATCAGGAGACTGGGCGGGCTGCACAGGTTCATGTCGTTTGATGGCCCTATTTTCACAGACTCAGGCGGGTTCCAGGCTTTCTCACTGGGACTGGGAAGAGAGCACAACATAAGCAAGATTGGAAGCATATTCCCGCATGGAAGACGATCTGCAGAGCGGAGGGAGAACCTGACGAGGATCACGGATGAGGGGGTGGCCTTCAAGTCCCTCATCGATGGCGGATGGCATTTTCTCGACCCCAGGAGCGCTATGAGAATACAGAGCAGGCTCGGATCTGATATCGTAATGGCGTTCGATGAATGCACATCTCCCCTCTCCGATTATGATTACACCAGAGAGGCGATGGAGAGGACCCACCGCTGGGCTGTCCAGTCCTTGAGGCATCACGACAGGAGACAGGCGATATACGGCATCATACAGGGGGGATGGTTCGAGGACCTCCGCAGGGAGAGCGCGGATTTCATAAGGTCGCTGCCGTTCGACGGCATCGCGATCGGCGGCTCACTCGGAAACTGCAAGGCGGACATGCACCAGGTTCTTGACTGGGTGGTTCCCAGGCTGGATGAGCGGCCGAGACATCTCCTTGGAATCGGGGAGATCCCGGATATCTTCGAGTGCGTCGAGAGGGGCGTCGATACATTCGACTGCGTCCATCCGACACGAATCGCACGCAGAGGCAACCTGTACATATCCCCGGCATCTGGAGGATGCCTGGAAAACAAGTTCAGGATAAGCATCAAGTCGTCGAGCTTCAAGGACGATAAAAGACCGGTGGATCCGAGATGTGGATGTCCGACATGCAGGATGTACAGCAGGGCATATCTCAGGCACCTCTACATCTCGAACGAGCTCTCCTACTTCAGGGCTGCCACCGTACATAACGTGTATTTCATGCTCAGGCTGATGGAGTCGATACGGAGATCGATAAGAGATGGGAGGTTCAGCGCGCTCAAGAGAAGGTGGATGAAGAGTGAGCCATGA
- a CDS encoding DUF373 family protein: protein MDVLVLCIDRDDDLGRKAGIKSPVVGREENLNAALALGLADPEESDTNTIFGGLKIYDEISAERSVEIATITGDEKVGLSADRKLAEQLEDLIERLDPKSVIVVSDGAEDEAILPIIQSRIKVDGVRRILVKQNPSIESTYYLLKQVFTDPKISHTIFIPPGLALLMFSIFYLLNYPNGAIIAITGSVGLYLLFRGLGLDDFLDETKKTLRGSLYAGKISFVTYILAGMLIIIATIQGIANVWYSYKGPIWYGYLTLMMLFINASVWWYVAAGICANVGKLIDMHLEGIKDPRTYSYPFFLFATGLIFWGASIVILANFTQDFSMSPLSSIQYFAVCAMGAMATALLGIKLKSYIAKRNGVGRDLIKEGVKTKC, encoded by the coding sequence ATGGACGTACTGGTGCTCTGCATCGACCGCGATGACGATCTGGGTCGGAAGGCCGGCATAAAGAGCCCCGTGGTTGGAAGGGAGGAGAACCTGAATGCGGCTCTTGCTCTCGGGCTTGCTGATCCGGAGGAGTCCGACACCAACACGATCTTCGGCGGGCTGAAGATCTATGACGAGATCTCCGCAGAACGATCTGTCGAGATAGCGACGATCACCGGCGACGAGAAGGTCGGTCTCAGCGCGGACAGAAAGCTTGCAGAGCAGCTTGAAGATCTCATAGAGCGTCTGGACCCGAAGTCTGTAATTGTCGTATCGGACGGCGCTGAGGATGAGGCGATACTTCCGATCATCCAGTCCAGGATAAAGGTCGACGGCGTGAGGCGCATACTGGTCAAGCAGAATCCGAGCATCGAGAGCACGTACTACCTGCTGAAGCAGGTCTTCACAGACCCGAAGATAAGCCACACGATATTCATCCCACCCGGCCTGGCGCTGCTGATGTTCTCCATATTCTACCTGCTGAACTATCCGAACGGGGCGATCATAGCAATAACAGGCTCTGTCGGGCTGTACCTCCTGTTCAGAGGTCTCGGGCTGGACGATTTCCTGGACGAGACGAAGAAGACGCTGAGAGGATCGCTGTACGCAGGCAAGATATCATTCGTCACGTACATACTTGCCGGGATGCTGATAATAATAGCCACGATCCAGGGCATAGCGAATGTGTGGTACTCGTACAAAGGACCGATATGGTATGGCTACCTCACGCTGATGATGCTCTTCATAAACGCCAGCGTCTGGTGGTACGTCGCGGCAGGCATCTGCGCCAACGTCGGGAAGCTCATAGATATGCACCTTGAGGGTATAAAGGATCCAAGGACGTACTCATACCCATTCTTCCTCTTCGCAACGGGTCTCATATTCTGGGGCGCGAGCATAGTGATACTTGCGAACTTCACCCAGGACTTCAGCATGTCCCCTCTGAGCTCGATACAGTACTTTGCGGTGTGCGCGATGGGGGCCATGGCCACCGCCCTCCTCGGAATAAAGCTCAAGAGCTACATAGCCAAGAGGAATGGGGTGGGCAGAGACCTCATAAAGGAGGGCGTGAAGACGAAGTGCTGA
- a CDS encoding NifU family protein: MQSMKEEVESTLESIRNLLRIEGGDVELVDITDGVVYVKLTGSCAGCPFSQMTLKNFVERELKKNVSGVKAVEAV, encoded by the coding sequence ATGCAGAGCATGAAGGAAGAGGTCGAGTCCACCCTTGAGTCCATACGGAATCTGCTCAGAATAGAGGGTGGGGATGTAGAGCTTGTGGATATAACAGATGGCGTCGTGTATGTGAAGCTCACGGGGAGCTGCGCAGGGTGTCCGTTTTCCCAGATGACTCTCAAGAACTTCGTGGAGCGTGAGCTTAAAAAGAACGTATCAGGTGTGAAGGCTGTAGAGGCTGTATAG
- a CDS encoding geranylgeranyl reductase family protein produces the protein MYDLIVIGGGPAGASAALEGARLGLRVLLIEKETFPRYKPCGGALSERARSYLDFRIPDEVIDAEVSRIRIFFRDRCAEISRSERLSTLVTRSVFDEMLVRRAEEAGAEVLFGRRAKEISEMGECVRIRAGAIHEGRLLVLADGHTGMLGRKIRSRDETTGVCLVSEVAAEDTDDFMEMHFGKADMGYAWVFPHGSYHSVGAGGLRSSNIRGILEELMRARGFRGRIHGHTIPLSGPSRYLGGRRTMLCGDSAGMVDPFTGEGIAYAVRSGQIAADVAAEHLSDGCDLVEYQRRCKSEFGDDLRASLLLARIMHRFPDLLFNMFMDDRSLLERYIDIHAHGLSYRSFLRWLAPRAPAKLIASMISRMV, from the coding sequence ATGTACGACCTCATAGTGATAGGTGGAGGGCCGGCAGGCGCATCTGCAGCTCTTGAGGGCGCCAGGCTCGGCCTGCGGGTTCTTCTCATCGAGAAGGAGACTTTCCCGAGGTACAAGCCGTGCGGCGGTGCTCTCTCAGAGAGAGCAAGATCGTACCTCGACTTCAGGATTCCTGATGAGGTTATAGATGCTGAGGTCTCCCGAATACGGATATTCTTCAGGGATCGCTGCGCTGAGATCTCCAGATCTGAAAGGCTCTCAACGCTTGTCACCAGAAGCGTCTTCGATGAGATGCTCGTGAGAAGGGCGGAGGAGGCTGGAGCAGAGGTCCTGTTCGGAAGGAGGGCCAAGGAGATATCGGAGATGGGGGAGTGCGTCCGGATCAGAGCAGGTGCCATCCATGAGGGCAGGCTTCTGGTGCTGGCTGATGGTCACACGGGCATGCTGGGCAGGAAGATACGCTCCAGAGATGAAACGACCGGTGTGTGCCTGGTCTCAGAGGTGGCTGCCGAAGACACCGATGATTTTATGGAGATGCACTTTGGGAAGGCAGATATGGGCTACGCCTGGGTCTTCCCACACGGAAGCTACCACTCGGTCGGCGCTGGCGGTCTTCGATCCTCGAACATAAGAGGGATCCTTGAGGAGCTCATGAGGGCCAGGGGATTCCGCGGCAGGATCCATGGCCACACGATCCCGCTCTCAGGGCCGTCCAGATACCTTGGGGGCAGAAGAACAATGCTCTGTGGCGACTCGGCCGGCATGGTGGATCCCTTCACAGGAGAGGGGATCGCCTACGCTGTGAGGTCCGGCCAGATCGCAGCAGATGTAGCAGCTGAGCATCTCAGCGATGGATGCGATCTTGTGGAGTATCAACGCAGGTGCAAAAGTGAGTTCGGAGACGATCTCAGAGCGTCACTTCTTCTGGCCCGCATCATGCACCGCTTTCCGGATCTGCTATTCAACATGTTCATGGATGACAGATCGCTTCTGGAGAGATACATAGACATACATGCTCATGGCCTCAGCTACAGGAGCTTTTTAAGATGGCTCGCGCCGAGAGCTCCAGCAAAGCTCATAGCATCGATGATCTCGAGGATGGTTTAG
- a CDS encoding MJ1244 family protein, with product MKSMVKVFIDHEHLLKVMNILTEVGITGFYIYEYRGMSPRVWKDFRLREDPEMTLDAIRNFSEPGVMVNTVVSSNRCERLVQSLEQGLKGKRFTVIIQPVTSIKVRGD from the coding sequence ATGAAGAGCATGGTGAAGGTTTTTATCGACCACGAGCATCTCCTCAAGGTCATGAACATCCTCACAGAAGTGGGAATTACTGGCTTTTACATCTATGAGTACAGGGGCATGTCTCCCAGGGTCTGGAAGGATTTCCGTCTCAGGGAGGATCCAGAGATGACGCTTGATGCGATCAGGAACTTCTCCGAGCCAGGGGTTATGGTGAATACCGTCGTCAGCTCGAACAGGTGTGAGCGTCTTGTTCAGAGCCTGGAGCAAGGTTTAAAGGGAAAGAGGTTCACAGTGATCATCCAACCAGTGACATCGATAAAGGTCAGAGGAGATTAA
- a CDS encoding DUF1614 domain-containing protein, translated as MLELMIPFLLLLVILLLALPLIFIYLFIRITEEAFEQIGFGHWHASLMVFGSIIGSMIDIPLHSGVITTYPAFMIDMMNAIPSDIPVSFHPVRLLVNVGGCIVPVLISIDLLRRRRAPISTAIFGAVVVAFITYTMAEPVPNVGITLPVYVPPVSAALVAVILCRGYRTAPAIAYISGSIGTLLGADVMNLLTPGVLPALAPPSAYPRPLALSIGGAGIFDGIFLTGVMAVLLASLVVCLLGGGSCRSRRVPVS; from the coding sequence ATGCTGGAGCTGATGATCCCCTTCCTCCTGCTCCTCGTAATCCTGCTGCTGGCCCTCCCTCTTATATTCATATACCTGTTCATACGCATCACCGAGGAGGCGTTCGAGCAGATCGGATTCGGCCACTGGCATGCGAGCCTGATGGTCTTCGGCTCGATAATCGGAAGCATGATAGACATCCCGCTGCACAGCGGTGTTATAACAACCTATCCGGCGTTCATGATCGATATGATGAACGCGATTCCTTCCGATATCCCTGTGAGCTTCCATCCGGTGCGTCTCCTGGTCAACGTCGGCGGATGCATTGTGCCGGTTCTCATAAGCATCGATCTGCTCAGGCGGCGGAGAGCTCCGATCTCCACAGCCATCTTTGGAGCAGTGGTCGTAGCATTCATCACGTACACGATGGCAGAGCCGGTACCGAATGTGGGCATAACTCTTCCAGTTTATGTACCTCCGGTATCGGCTGCACTGGTAGCAGTAATCCTCTGCAGAGGGTACAGAACCGCGCCGGCGATCGCTTATATCAGCGGATCGATCGGCACCCTTCTGGGCGCGGATGTGATGAACCTGCTCACACCAGGGGTTCTCCCAGCCCTTGCCCCTCCATCCGCGTACCCAAGACCTCTGGCACTCTCGATAGGCGGAGCAGGCATATTCGACGGCATATTTCTGACTGGGGTGATGGCTGTGCTCCTCGCATCCCTGGTCGTGTGTTTGCTGGGTGGCGGGAGCTGCAGATCCAGGAGGGTACCGGTATCATAG